Proteins encoded together in one Streptomyces sp. NA04227 window:
- a CDS encoding RNA polymerase sigma factor: MDAAVAAAVAEAHRRQWGFVLGATLRITRDLDLAEECVQEAYTQALTQWVSQGIPERPEAWLTLVARRRAVDVIRRHDTLRGKLPLLAEEETAPAADQAIADQDIPDDRLRIIFICCHPLLDVDTRVGLTLRLVCGLSTAEVARALLVSEQAMAARITRGKKKIKAARIPYREPEPEELPARVDAVLDVVHLIFSTGHTAPSGDQLQRRDLVSRATHLARILHQLLPAESGPAGLLALILLIDARRYTRTRPDGALIPLSEQDRTLWDTTQIGEGRRLVTSAMRHRPPNRYALMAAIAAVHAQAGRWEDTDWRQIVGLYDALLLAWPSPVVALNRAIAIGQALGPAAGLEALDELASEPKLAQYHYFAAARADFLRRLHRLDEALASYHEALSRTENAVEREFLEARLKELGAGC, encoded by the coding sequence ATGGACGCCGCCGTCGCAGCCGCGGTCGCCGAGGCGCACCGCAGGCAGTGGGGTTTCGTGCTCGGCGCCACCCTGCGCATCACGCGTGACCTCGATCTGGCCGAGGAATGCGTACAGGAGGCGTACACCCAGGCGCTCACGCAGTGGGTGAGCCAGGGCATCCCCGAGCGGCCCGAGGCCTGGCTGACCCTCGTCGCCCGGCGCCGCGCGGTGGACGTGATCCGCCGTCACGACACCCTGCGCGGCAAGCTTCCGCTGCTCGCGGAGGAGGAGACGGCCCCGGCCGCCGACCAGGCCATCGCCGACCAGGACATCCCCGACGACCGGCTGCGGATCATCTTCATCTGCTGCCACCCGCTGCTCGACGTGGACACCCGGGTCGGCCTCACCCTGCGCCTGGTGTGCGGCCTGTCGACGGCCGAGGTGGCCCGTGCGCTGCTGGTCTCCGAGCAGGCCATGGCGGCCCGCATCACGCGCGGCAAGAAGAAGATCAAGGCCGCCCGGATCCCGTACCGGGAGCCGGAGCCCGAGGAACTGCCCGCCCGCGTCGACGCCGTCCTCGACGTGGTCCACCTGATCTTCAGCACCGGGCACACGGCACCCTCCGGCGACCAGCTCCAGCGCCGCGACCTGGTCTCGCGCGCCACCCATCTGGCCCGCATACTGCACCAGTTGCTGCCCGCCGAGTCCGGTCCCGCGGGCCTGCTCGCGCTGATCCTGCTGATCGACGCGCGTCGCTACACCCGTACCCGCCCCGACGGCGCGCTGATCCCGCTCTCCGAGCAGGACCGCACCCTCTGGGACACCACCCAGATCGGCGAGGGCCGCAGACTGGTCACCTCCGCGATGCGCCACCGGCCGCCGAACCGGTACGCGCTGATGGCGGCGATCGCGGCCGTGCACGCGCAGGCCGGACGGTGGGAGGACACCGACTGGCGGCAGATCGTCGGTCTGTACGACGCGCTGCTGCTCGCCTGGCCCTCGCCGGTGGTGGCCCTGAACCGCGCCATCGCCATCGGCCAGGCCCTCGGCCCGGCCGCGGGCCTCGAAGCCCTCGACGAGCTCGCCAGCGAACCTAAGTTGGCGCAATACCACTACTTCGCCGCCGCCCGCGCCGACTTCCTGCGCCGCCTGCACCGTCTCGACGAGGCCCTGGCCTCCTACCACGAGGCCCTTTCCCGTACGGAGAACGCGGTCGAGCGGGAGTTTCTGGAGGCGCGGCTGAAGGAGTTGGGGGCCGGGTGCTGA
- a CDS encoding YciI family protein has protein sequence MLIYEDEARTAEMDPATDAALVGKFQEFMAKNASHVQRGQRLHTSPSARSVRREPDGGVSVTDGAFIESKEVVAGYFLIEAEDLGRAVEIAQQIPVPHGGVEVRPIRALPQDACPHA, from the coding sequence GTGCTCATCTACGAGGATGAAGCGCGCACTGCCGAGATGGATCCGGCGACCGATGCCGCGCTCGTGGGCAAGTTCCAGGAATTCATGGCGAAAAACGCCTCCCATGTACAGCGCGGCCAGCGCCTGCACACGAGCCCCTCGGCCCGCTCCGTCCGTCGCGAGCCCGACGGCGGGGTGAGCGTCACCGACGGGGCCTTCATCGAGTCCAAGGAAGTCGTCGCGGGCTACTTCCTCATCGAGGCCGAGGACTTGGGCCGGGCCGTCGAGATCGCCCAGCAGATCCCGGTGCCGCACGGCGGCGTCGAGGTCCGCCCGATCCGCGCCCTGCCCCAAGACGCCTGCCCGCATGCCTGA
- a CDS encoding Tat pathway signal protein, whose protein sequence is MARTRSRNRKLAALIKEAHWSQAQLAAALVRVAMEHGAREFAGVGRSHVSHWVRGTQPSGRAPELLCESLSRRLGRTVTTEDAGFSRSPGSRGIVVDWHTDTLTALADLGGADLDMERRQVLSTATYSVTALALPGAAWWQSKARQDGREKSATRGVGRGEVDSVRDMVSLFSRMDQRHGGGHARTAAVQYLTSDVAGYLKGRFATDRVRREMFSAAGELAYVSGWMAFDNSEHAIAQRYFVLAVKLAAEADDGPMAGHVLRAMAHQAVDLGQPRSALDLASASMAGERYSTAAPRERALLGVVHARSLAAVGESSAAAAALVRAEDDLAAARPGDEEPERVFFFQEASLAHETACTLRDCGDLDGALRQFSRSARTRKTSTFTRTHAVTLGYLGQVQIRQGNLEEACGSWAQALDSMDGVRSGRTRRTAQEMRAALSPFRKRGVRVATEIDARARAYLETAGSR, encoded by the coding sequence ATGGCTCGGACTCGCAGCCGGAACCGGAAGCTGGCGGCTCTGATCAAGGAAGCCCACTGGTCCCAGGCGCAGTTGGCAGCCGCACTCGTGCGCGTGGCCATGGAGCACGGAGCGCGGGAGTTCGCCGGAGTCGGGCGCTCTCACGTGTCGCACTGGGTTCGGGGCACCCAACCTTCGGGCAGGGCACCGGAGTTGCTGTGCGAAAGCCTGTCCCGCCGTCTCGGGCGGACCGTCACGACCGAGGACGCCGGATTCTCCCGGTCACCTGGTTCACGGGGCATTGTCGTGGACTGGCATACGGATACGCTGACGGCGCTGGCCGACCTCGGGGGCGCCGACTTGGACATGGAACGCAGACAGGTACTCAGCACTGCCACGTACTCGGTCACGGCACTGGCACTTCCCGGCGCCGCTTGGTGGCAGAGCAAGGCCCGGCAGGACGGGCGCGAGAAGTCCGCCACTCGTGGGGTGGGCCGGGGTGAGGTCGACTCCGTACGGGACATGGTCTCGCTGTTCTCCCGGATGGATCAGCGCCATGGTGGCGGACATGCCCGTACTGCCGCTGTGCAGTACCTGACCTCGGACGTCGCCGGTTATCTCAAGGGACGGTTCGCCACCGATCGTGTCCGCCGGGAGATGTTCTCCGCAGCCGGCGAACTCGCTTATGTGTCGGGCTGGATGGCCTTCGACAACTCCGAACATGCGATTGCACAGCGCTACTTCGTACTCGCCGTGAAGCTCGCGGCCGAGGCGGACGACGGCCCGATGGCCGGTCATGTACTGCGTGCCATGGCCCACCAGGCAGTTGACCTCGGCCAGCCGCGCAGTGCGCTGGACCTGGCGAGCGCGTCCATGGCGGGCGAGCGGTACAGCACGGCGGCCCCGCGCGAGCGCGCCCTGCTCGGCGTCGTGCACGCCCGCAGCCTCGCTGCGGTCGGTGAGAGTTCGGCCGCGGCAGCGGCTCTCGTACGCGCAGAGGATGATCTGGCCGCTGCTCGGCCGGGGGACGAGGAGCCGGAGCGGGTCTTCTTCTTCCAGGAGGCCAGCCTCGCTCACGAGACGGCGTGCACCTTGCGCGACTGCGGCGACCTCGACGGTGCACTGCGGCAGTTCAGTCGTAGCGCGAGGACGCGAAAGACGTCGACGTTCACCCGCACCCATGCCGTCACCCTCGGATACCTGGGGCAGGTGCAGATACGGCAGGGCAACCTCGAAGAAGCCTGCGGCTCTTGGGCGCAGGCGCTGGACTCGATGGACGGAGTCCGGTCGGGGCGTACTCGTCGAACCGCTCAGGAGATGCGGGCCGCGCTCTCCCCCTTCCGGAAGCGAGGCGTGCGCGTGGCCACGGAGATCGACGCACGGGCCAGGGCCTATCTGGAGACGGCCGGATCCCGTTGA
- a CDS encoding SAM-dependent methyltransferase gives MAGSIPIEPVAHVVGGRIEPTDDYWGGTRAVIRIDSERFSPESTKNLGDFSHLEVVFHFHLTDLTNLNLGARRPRNNPKWPEVGTFGHRNMLRMNRLGVSRCRLLKVDGLDLHVEDLDAVDGTPVLDIKPWFEEMGPRGEVRQPAWTGEMLGDYYAAPPTAP, from the coding sequence ATGGCCGGATCAATCCCGATCGAGCCCGTCGCACACGTCGTCGGTGGCCGTATCGAGCCCACGGACGACTACTGGGGCGGCACACGGGCCGTGATCCGTATCGACTCCGAGCGGTTCAGCCCCGAATCCACCAAGAACCTGGGCGACTTCTCGCACCTCGAAGTCGTCTTCCACTTCCACCTCACGGACCTGACGAACCTCAACCTCGGCGCCCGCCGCCCCAGGAACAATCCCAAGTGGCCCGAGGTCGGCACCTTCGGCCACCGGAACATGCTCCGCATGAACCGGCTCGGCGTCTCGCGGTGCCGTCTGCTGAAGGTGGACGGACTCGACCTGCACGTCGAAGACCTGGATGCGGTCGACGGCACGCCCGTCCTCGACATCAAACCGTGGTTCGAGGAGATGGGCCCCCGAGGCGAGGTACGTCAACCAGCCTGGACCGGCGAGATGCTCGGGGACTACTACGCGGCTCCGCCGACTGCTCCCTGA
- a CDS encoding hydroxymethylglutaryl-CoA reductase, producing the protein MSDITTAGVPMKWVGPMRISGNVATTEAEVPLATYETPLWPSVGRGAKISMLTEKGIVATLVDERMTRSVLVEAEDAQTAYAAAQQLELRFEDLQKVVRTCSRFAELVKVRHEIAANLMFIRFEFTTGDASGHNMATLAADALLTHILQTIPGLSYSSISGNYCTDKKATAINGILGRGKNVVTELLVPREIVESRLHTTADKVAKLNVRKNLIGTLLAGGIRSANAHFANMLLGFYLATGQDAANIVEGSQGVTFAEDRDGDLYFSCTLPNLIVGTVGNGKGIDFVEENLIRLGCREEREPGENARRLAVLCAATVLCGELSLLAAQTNPGELMRAHVQFERKNSSTQAGV; encoded by the coding sequence ATGAGCGACATCACCACCGCCGGGGTCCCCATGAAGTGGGTGGGACCGATGCGGATCTCGGGCAACGTAGCCACCACCGAGGCCGAAGTCCCCCTGGCGACCTACGAAACCCCGCTGTGGCCGTCCGTCGGCCGGGGCGCGAAGATCTCCATGCTGACCGAGAAGGGCATCGTCGCCACCCTGGTGGACGAGCGGATGACCCGTTCCGTGCTCGTCGAGGCCGAGGACGCGCAGACCGCGTACGCGGCCGCGCAGCAGTTGGAACTGCGCTTCGAGGACCTGCAGAAGGTCGTCCGTACCTGCAGCCGGTTCGCCGAACTGGTCAAGGTGCGGCACGAGATCGCGGCCAACCTGATGTTCATCCGGTTCGAGTTCACCACCGGTGACGCCTCCGGACACAACATGGCCACCCTCGCCGCGGACGCCCTGCTGACCCACATCCTGCAGACGATCCCGGGCCTGTCCTACAGCTCGATCTCGGGCAACTACTGCACGGACAAGAAGGCCACCGCGATCAACGGCATCCTCGGCCGCGGCAAGAACGTCGTGACCGAACTGCTCGTCCCGCGCGAGATCGTGGAGAGCCGGCTGCACACCACGGCCGACAAGGTCGCCAAGCTGAACGTGCGCAAGAACCTGATCGGCACCCTCCTCGCGGGCGGCATCCGTTCGGCCAACGCCCACTTCGCGAACATGCTGCTCGGCTTCTACCTGGCCACCGGCCAGGACGCGGCCAACATCGTCGAGGGCTCGCAGGGCGTCACCTTCGCCGAGGACCGCGACGGCGACCTGTACTTCTCCTGCACCCTGCCGAACCTGATCGTGGGCACCGTCGGCAACGGCAAGGGCATCGACTTCGTCGAGGAGAACCTGATCCGGCTCGGCTGCCGCGAGGAGCGCGAGCCGGGCGAGAACGCGCGGCGCCTGGCCGTGCTGTGTGCCGCGACCGTGCTCTGCGGTGAGCTCTCGCTGCTCGCCGCGCAGACCAACCCGGGCGAACTCATGCGCGCCCACGTCCAATTCGAACGCAAGAATTCTTCGACACAGGCCGGGGTGTAG
- a CDS encoding hydroxymethylglutaryl-CoA synthase, giving the protein MSANGNHTQGGNNGSNATGGTGGAIAVGIEDLSFATTEYVLPHTELAAYNGTEIGKYHLGIGQQSMSVPAADEDIVTMAAAAAAPIVARHGAGRIRTVILATESSIDQAKAAGVYAHSLLGLPAATRVVELKQACYGATAALQFAMGLVYRNPSEQVLVIASDVSKYDLDSPGEATQGAAAAAILVGANPSLLRIEPASGLFTADVMDFWRPNYRDTALVDGQESISAYLQAVEGSWKDYSEQGGRSLEDFAAFCYHQPFTKMAYKAHRHLLHYCGHPVENDEVARVLEPTTTYNSVVGNSYTASLYLGLAALLDSDADLTDRAIGLLSYGSGSVAEFFAATVVPGYRAHLRTKAHREAIDRRKPIDHATYRELHQRSFPTDGGDYPVPAQTSGPYRFSALSGHKRIYEPR; this is encoded by the coding sequence ATGAGCGCAAACGGAAACCACACGCAGGGCGGCAACAACGGCAGCAACGCGACGGGCGGAACCGGCGGCGCGATAGCCGTCGGCATCGAGGACCTCTCCTTCGCCACCACGGAGTACGTCCTGCCGCACACCGAACTCGCCGCGTACAACGGCACCGAGATCGGCAAGTACCACCTGGGCATCGGCCAGCAGTCGATGAGCGTCCCGGCGGCCGACGAGGACATCGTCACGATGGCCGCGGCCGCCGCGGCGCCGATCGTGGCCCGGCACGGCGCGGGCCGCATCCGCACCGTCATCCTGGCCACCGAGTCCTCCATCGACCAGGCCAAGGCGGCCGGTGTCTACGCGCACTCGCTGCTCGGACTGCCCGCCGCGACCCGCGTGGTCGAGCTCAAGCAGGCCTGCTACGGAGCCACCGCCGCCCTCCAGTTCGCCATGGGCCTGGTCTACCGGAACCCCTCCGAGCAGGTCCTGGTCATCGCCAGCGACGTCTCCAAGTACGACCTCGACAGCCCCGGCGAGGCCACCCAGGGCGCCGCCGCCGCGGCCATCCTGGTGGGCGCCAACCCCTCCCTCCTGCGCATCGAACCGGCCTCCGGCCTGTTCACCGCCGACGTGATGGACTTCTGGCGCCCCAACTACCGCGACACCGCGCTTGTCGACGGCCAGGAGTCCATCTCCGCCTACCTCCAGGCCGTCGAGGGCTCCTGGAAGGACTACAGCGAGCAGGGCGGCCGTTCCCTGGAGGACTTCGCCGCCTTCTGCTACCACCAGCCCTTCACGAAGATGGCGTACAAGGCCCACCGCCACCTCCTCCACTACTGCGGCCACCCGGTCGAGAACGACGAGGTCGCCCGCGTCCTGGAACCGACCACCACGTACAACTCCGTGGTCGGCAACAGCTACACGGCCTCCCTCTACCTCGGCCTCGCCGCCCTCCTCGACAGCGACGCCGACCTGACCGACCGCGCCATCGGCCTCCTCAGCTACGGCTCCGGCAGCGTCGCCGAGTTCTTCGCCGCCACCGTCGTCCCCGGCTACCGCGCCCACCTGCGCACCAAGGCCCACCGCGAGGCGATCGACCGCCGCAAGCCCATCGACCACGCCACCTACCGGGAACTGCACCAGCGCTCCTTCCCGACGGACGGCGGGGACTACCCGGTACCGGCGCAGACGAGCGGCCCGTACCGGTTCTCGGCGCTCTCGGGCCACAAGAGGATCTACGAGCCGCGCTGA
- a CDS encoding DUF4232 domain-containing protein, giving the protein MRKNLIRTSTLAAMAMAAVLSLSACDGDDKDNSGQAPSSPAAEQSPGTGEGTNGGSGGSTGGSGSEGTSAGSGNGGSTGGSSSGNGGSEGDGAGEGSGDKDGYGQSCGTNDLDWNASDETQAGGYILISVKAKEGITCWLPGEYPVVAFGSDGTEAAPLEHSVGEPMKLTGDAMAYAGVNPKTTNDNNGKELSEIIVKASMDDTTDPISLSVGAFTVDKPVVTNWHTAPADAVPGDSGTTS; this is encoded by the coding sequence ATGCGCAAGAACCTCATCCGCACGTCCACCCTGGCCGCCATGGCGATGGCCGCGGTCCTGTCGCTGAGCGCCTGCGACGGGGACGACAAGGACAACTCCGGCCAGGCCCCGTCCTCGCCCGCCGCCGAGCAGTCCCCGGGTACGGGAGAGGGCACCAACGGCGGCTCGGGCGGCAGCACCGGCGGCTCCGGCTCCGAGGGCACCTCGGCGGGCTCGGGTAACGGCGGCTCGACGGGCGGCAGTTCGTCCGGCAACGGCGGCTCCGAGGGCGACGGCGCCGGCGAGGGGTCCGGCGACAAGGACGGCTACGGCCAGTCCTGCGGCACCAACGACCTCGACTGGAACGCCAGCGACGAGACCCAGGCGGGCGGCTACATCCTCATCTCGGTGAAGGCCAAGGAGGGCATCACCTGCTGGCTGCCGGGCGAGTACCCGGTGGTCGCCTTCGGCTCGGACGGCACCGAAGCCGCCCCGCTGGAGCACTCGGTCGGCGAGCCGATGAAGCTGACCGGCGACGCGATGGCCTACGCCGGGGTCAACCCCAAGACCACCAATGACAACAACGGCAAGGAACTGTCCGAAATCATCGTCAAGGCGAGCATGGACGACACGACGGACCCGATCAGCCTGAGCGTCGGCGCCTTCACGGTCGACAAGCCGGTCGTCACCAACTGGCACACGGCTCCCGCCGACGCGGTTCCGGGGGACAGCGGCACCACGAGCTGA
- a CDS encoding DinB family protein has protein sequence MLSGHMPVNGDHVRQAVTACVTVLDGVPAAQWHDRAGELEWTCWETLEHLADDLLTYALRFGLARPNAVPRVPLRVSCDRPGGPGNVVFGDHEAGPEGLLTVVEACGGLLATVVDATAATTLAPHVFGASDPEGFAAMGVVETLVHTHDITQGLHRPWEPSQELSERVLARLFPDVPVVDTPWSTLLWATGRMETPGRPRRTNWRWNGAPLSRS, from the coding sequence GTGCTGAGCGGCCACATGCCGGTGAACGGGGACCATGTGCGGCAGGCCGTCACCGCCTGCGTCACTGTCCTCGATGGTGTCCCGGCCGCCCAATGGCACGACCGGGCCGGTGAGTTGGAGTGGACGTGCTGGGAAACGCTCGAACACCTCGCGGACGATCTGCTCACGTACGCGCTGCGGTTCGGGCTCGCGCGGCCCAACGCCGTGCCACGTGTCCCGCTGCGCGTTTCCTGTGATCGTCCGGGCGGCCCGGGCAATGTCGTCTTCGGGGATCACGAGGCAGGGCCCGAGGGACTCCTGACCGTTGTCGAGGCATGCGGCGGACTCCTCGCGACCGTCGTCGACGCCACGGCCGCGACCACCTTGGCCCCCCACGTTTTCGGCGCCTCCGACCCGGAGGGCTTCGCGGCGATGGGCGTCGTCGAGACCCTGGTCCACACCCACGACATCACCCAGGGACTGCACCGCCCCTGGGAGCCCTCCCAGGAACTGAGCGAGCGGGTCCTGGCGCGCCTGTTCCCCGACGTCCCTGTCGTCGACACTCCATGGTCGACCCTTCTGTGGGCCACCGGACGGATGGAGACTCCCGGTCGCCCCCGCCGGACGAACTGGCGCTGGAACGGCGCGCCGCTCAGCCGCAGTTGA
- a CDS encoding ATP-binding protein, with protein sequence MQTVGQRERQRARQGALPTVLLLAGVPESVRRARAFVRDGLTCDARLADPDHIDTVVLITSELVTNAIRYGTEPGDSVRVVLDADATRTRVEVHDPVRRRPRIRPASDERQRGRGLIILDALCPGRWGTYDIPFGKAVWAEVAAARVGGRT encoded by the coding sequence ATCCAAACCGTGGGACAGCGCGAGCGGCAGCGTGCACGGCAAGGCGCCCTGCCGACCGTGCTGTTACTGGCAGGCGTCCCCGAATCAGTGCGCAGGGCACGCGCGTTCGTACGAGACGGCCTCACCTGCGATGCCCGCCTTGCCGACCCGGACCACATCGACACCGTCGTCCTGATCACCAGCGAACTAGTCACCAACGCCATCCGCTACGGCACCGAACCCGGCGACTCGGTCCGCGTAGTCCTCGACGCCGACGCCACACGCACCCGCGTCGAGGTGCACGACCCCGTACGACGCCGCCCCCGCATCCGGCCCGCATCCGACGAGCGGCAGCGCGGGCGGGGCCTGATCATCCTGGACGCCCTGTGTCCCGGGCGGTGGGGTACGTACGACATCCCGTTCGGCAAGGCGGTCTGGGCGGAGGTGGCAGCGGCGCGGGTCGGTGGGCGCACGTGA
- a CDS encoding GNAT family N-acetyltransferase: MDLKRYTHADAPDVRSLLLDIHDEVYANAPDPFHSRERFSYFVDLWSGREDWLCISGWEDDSPVGYAYGSRFKPGGWWKGASRPKGVRGRIFALSELMVVPRWQGTGRAQPLHDALLHEVEVDFVTLLVDSTHPKVQALYEKWGYEEYGETEPPDDSPRCAVMIKDVLRLEQSCRFQ, encoded by the coding sequence ATGGACCTGAAGCGCTACACCCACGCCGATGCACCCGACGTCCGCTCCTTGCTCCTCGACATCCACGACGAGGTGTACGCGAACGCTCCCGATCCGTTCCACTCACGCGAACGGTTCTCGTACTTCGTGGATCTGTGGTCCGGACGCGAGGACTGGCTCTGTATTTCGGGCTGGGAGGACGACAGCCCGGTCGGCTACGCGTACGGCTCCAGGTTCAAACCGGGCGGCTGGTGGAAAGGAGCGAGCCGCCCCAAGGGTGTGCGCGGCCGGATCTTCGCTCTGTCCGAGCTGATGGTGGTGCCCCGATGGCAGGGCACCGGCCGGGCCCAGCCGCTCCATGACGCGCTGCTCCACGAGGTCGAGGTCGACTTCGTGACACTTCTCGTCGATTCCACTCACCCCAAAGTGCAAGCTCTGTACGAGAAATGGGGCTATGAGGAGTATGGGGAGACAGAGCCTCCTGACGACTCTCCGCGTTGTGCCGTAATGATCAAGGACGTCCTCCGACTGGAACAATCCTGCAGGTTTCAATAG
- a CDS encoding GNAT family N-acetyltransferase, whose amino-acid sequence MKGEGRAEYAPIVMVHAHDVDTVWSTLIDVYADVREAQLDNPHYSVERYAERLARHGREPGWEAVLAYAGAQPVGYGYANTLTADDRWWRRADPRPPIQITSVPTLAVKEMMVLEPYRRRGIAQQIHDELLTSRDEEAVSLMVSPANQDGRVQALYARWGYRVIGVSQPSPDSAQLTVMLRGMQAPEAS is encoded by the coding sequence ATGAAGGGTGAAGGTCGCGCGGAGTACGCCCCGATCGTGATGGTGCACGCACACGATGTCGACACTGTGTGGTCCACGCTGATCGATGTGTACGCGGATGTACGCGAGGCACAGCTCGACAACCCGCACTACTCCGTCGAGCGCTATGCCGAACGTCTTGCCCGCCACGGCCGCGAACCCGGTTGGGAGGCGGTCCTCGCGTACGCGGGGGCGCAGCCCGTCGGATACGGATACGCCAACACGCTCACCGCGGACGATCGTTGGTGGAGACGCGCCGACCCGCGGCCGCCCATACAGATCACCTCGGTCCCGACGCTCGCCGTCAAGGAAATGATGGTGCTGGAGCCGTACCGCCGTCGTGGGATCGCACAGCAGATCCACGACGAACTGCTCACCAGTCGGGACGAAGAAGCCGTCTCGCTCATGGTGTCCCCCGCAAACCAGGATGGTCGCGTACAAGCGCTCTACGCTCGCTGGGGCTACCGCGTGATCGGAGTTTCACAACCTTCCCCGGATTCAGCACAGTTGACAGTGATGCTTCGCGGTATGCAGGCACCTGAGGCCTCTTGA
- a CDS encoding class I SAM-dependent methyltransferase, with protein sequence MDDQHADSPASSSPPASNTASVRRSYDTVAEEYATRLHDELAGKPLDRALLAALLEQREPGTAVADLGCGPGHVAAWLAGKGVHAVGIDLSAGMVAAGRRRFAQVEFREGDLLELPAGDGEFGAAVALYTWIHLDPGDLRRACEEARRVLRPGGLLLVAFHVGTEVRHLDEWWGHEVDLDFRFLDPGHLAGLLEETGFTVEMRMERAHYPHEAETRRAYLLARRG encoded by the coding sequence ATGGACGATCAGCACGCCGACTCTCCGGCTTCCTCCAGCCCGCCGGCCTCCAACACCGCCTCCGTGCGCCGGAGTTACGACACCGTCGCCGAGGAGTACGCGACCCGGCTGCACGACGAGCTGGCCGGGAAGCCGCTGGACCGCGCGCTGCTCGCCGCGCTCCTGGAACAGCGGGAGCCGGGCACCGCCGTCGCCGACCTGGGTTGCGGTCCGGGACATGTGGCGGCCTGGCTCGCCGGGAAGGGTGTGCACGCGGTCGGCATCGACCTGTCCGCGGGCATGGTCGCGGCGGGACGTCGCCGGTTCGCGCAGGTCGAGTTCCGCGAGGGCGATCTGCTCGAACTACCCGCCGGGGACGGCGAGTTCGGTGCCGCCGTCGCCCTGTACACGTGGATCCACCTCGACCCGGGCGACCTGCGCCGCGCCTGCGAGGAGGCCCGGCGGGTACTGCGCCCCGGCGGCCTGCTGCTCGTCGCCTTCCACGTCGGTACGGAGGTCCGGCACCTGGACGAGTGGTGGGGCCACGAGGTGGACCTCGACTTCCGCTTCCTCGACCCCGGGCACCTCGCCGGACTCCTCGAAGAGACCGGCTTCACCGTGGAGATGCGTATGGAGCGGGCCCACTACCCCCACGAGGCGGAGACCCGCCGGGCCTACCTGCTGGCCCGTCGCGGCTGA
- a CDS encoding YdcF family protein, producing MADREQPAITAAQWADAQLIWDYHLMGHKPSPCSAAIVFGSHDLGVATTAVDLYRAGLVPVIVFSGGNSPTTKARFPRGEAVHYREHALEVGVPDDAILVEPRAGNTGQNVRFSREILSGAGVDVESLLLVSKPYMERRTYATCRKLWPEADLVCASEPLGLDDYVKAIGDGKLVVDMLVGDLQRVIEYPKLGFAVEQHVPDEVHAAYARLRRAGFDSRLVMVQAKA from the coding sequence GTGGCGGACCGTGAACAGCCCGCGATCACTGCCGCGCAATGGGCCGACGCCCAACTGATCTGGGACTACCACCTCATGGGCCACAAGCCCAGCCCCTGCTCAGCGGCGATCGTTTTCGGCAGTCATGACCTCGGAGTCGCGACCACCGCCGTCGACCTGTACCGCGCCGGTCTGGTGCCGGTGATCGTGTTCAGCGGAGGCAACAGTCCGACGACCAAGGCCCGCTTTCCGCGCGGTGAGGCTGTCCACTACCGCGAGCACGCACTGGAAGTCGGTGTGCCCGACGACGCGATCCTCGTCGAGCCCAGGGCCGGAAACACCGGCCAGAACGTCAGGTTCTCGCGGGAGATCCTGAGCGGGGCCGGGGTCGACGTCGAATCACTGCTGCTGGTCTCCAAGCCGTACATGGAACGTCGTACGTATGCGACATGCCGCAAGCTGTGGCCCGAGGCCGACCTCGTATGCGCCTCGGAGCCGCTCGGGCTCGACGACTACGTGAAGGCCATCGGTGACGGGAAACTGGTGGTGGACATGCTTGTCGGGGACCTCCAACGCGTCATCGAGTACCCGAAGTTGGGGTTCGCCGTCGAGCAGCACGTACCGGACGAGGTCCACGCCGCGTACGCGCGACTCCGGCGCGCCGGATTCGACAGTCGGCTGGTCATGGTCCAGGCCAAGGCCTAG